Proteins encoded within one genomic window of Cryptosporangium aurantiacum:
- a CDS encoding maleylpyruvate isomerase N-terminal domain-containing protein: MGELRQEIEDALPRAHERFVALVRSVDPAAAVRTVPACPDWSVAELAAHVLTVYRRALGDRRRSATPEETATLNAQCLAEVPERDLAALADLLDADGPASFAVLRSFPGDLSFRFHGGTRTTVTPVSAVILGEVLIHGRDLAEATGDDWVIPADEASLVLRGANLPGPDGLPPIFATWLQPGGETLLAATATTSDPVGALTAFFRRTAPTTPELVALSRYLRSV; the protein is encoded by the coding sequence ATGGGCGAACTTCGCCAGGAGATCGAGGACGCGCTGCCGAGGGCGCACGAGCGGTTCGTCGCGCTGGTGCGGAGCGTCGATCCGGCGGCGGCGGTCCGGACGGTGCCCGCCTGTCCGGACTGGTCGGTCGCGGAGCTCGCCGCCCACGTGCTGACCGTGTACCGCCGCGCGCTGGGCGACCGGCGCCGCAGCGCGACGCCGGAGGAGACCGCGACGCTGAACGCGCAGTGCCTGGCCGAGGTCCCCGAGCGGGACCTGGCCGCGCTGGCCGACCTGCTCGACGCCGACGGGCCGGCGAGCTTCGCGGTGCTGCGCAGCTTCCCCGGCGATTTGAGCTTCCGCTTCCACGGGGGCACCCGCACCACGGTGACGCCGGTCAGCGCGGTGATCCTGGGTGAGGTACTGATCCACGGCCGCGACCTGGCGGAGGCGACCGGAGACGACTGGGTGATCCCGGCGGACGAGGCGTCGCTGGTCCTGCGCGGCGCGAACCTGCCGGGGCCGGACGGCCTCCCGCCGATCTTCGCGACCTGGCTGCAGCCGGGCGGCGAGACGCTGCTCGCCGCCACGGCCACCACCAGCGACCCGGTCGGAGCACTGACGGCGTTCTTCCGCCGCACCGCGCCGACCACCCCCGAGCTGGTCGCTCTCTCCCGCTACCTGCGGTCGGTGTAG
- a CDS encoding FtsX-like permease family protein, translating to MRLSVLLRLAVTGGRLDGLRIVLTAFGAVLATLLLLAAATVVSIVGQAAYTNGLLAEPGLRPGVTTALLLLGIPVLFFVGQCVRVGAPARDRRLAEYRMAGATPGQVSAVAATETGVAALIGTAIGFALFLVGRVVLDEPGPQRPLPTDVLPPWWALLAIFVAVPAAGAALAAVALRRSTLTAFGVVRRRPGRPPRALPAVLFFGGSTVLALSAAIIGQLSALSTEWWLILFDLVLLVAVLIGLVTGGAAVSAAIGRWIAPRAKSPALLLAARRLIADPWAASRTLPAVLAAVLLGAGALTMRAVFAADRVAQQEARRMIGQEAGPIDPFYDRAFALTQLAVWVAIVVAAGGLLVATAEQVLERRRTLAALTAQGTPTGVLAKALLWQNALPLVPGLVLAAATGAIAVRAVYGGPGEYMEQVGGDCTPPAGTDVNTWCADPAHLTPVRTVTVELEGLIPWGGLTVLTVGAAVATMVVCALSLLLLRRATSVGELRTT from the coding sequence GTGCGTCTCTCGGTACTGCTGCGTCTGGCCGTCACCGGCGGTCGGCTCGACGGCCTCCGGATCGTGCTGACCGCGTTCGGCGCGGTCCTGGCCACGCTGTTGCTCCTGGCGGCGGCGACCGTCGTTTCGATCGTCGGGCAGGCGGCGTACACCAACGGCCTGCTCGCCGAGCCCGGCCTGCGCCCCGGCGTCACGACGGCGTTGCTGCTCCTCGGTATCCCCGTCCTGTTCTTCGTCGGCCAGTGCGTCCGGGTCGGTGCGCCCGCCCGCGACCGGCGGCTCGCCGAGTATCGGATGGCTGGCGCGACGCCCGGCCAGGTCTCGGCCGTGGCCGCGACCGAGACCGGCGTGGCCGCGCTCATCGGGACGGCGATCGGGTTCGCGCTGTTCCTGGTCGGCCGGGTGGTGCTCGACGAGCCCGGGCCGCAGCGTCCGCTGCCGACCGACGTGCTGCCGCCGTGGTGGGCGCTGCTGGCGATCTTCGTCGCGGTACCGGCAGCGGGCGCCGCGCTGGCTGCGGTCGCGCTGCGTCGCAGCACGCTCACCGCGTTCGGCGTGGTGCGGCGGCGGCCGGGCCGGCCACCCCGAGCACTGCCCGCCGTGCTGTTCTTCGGCGGATCGACGGTGCTGGCCCTCTCCGCCGCGATCATCGGGCAGCTCAGCGCGCTCTCGACGGAGTGGTGGCTGATCCTGTTCGACCTCGTCCTGCTGGTGGCGGTACTGATCGGCCTGGTCACCGGTGGTGCGGCGGTGTCCGCGGCGATCGGCCGGTGGATCGCGCCCCGGGCGAAGAGCCCCGCGCTGCTGCTGGCCGCTCGTCGCCTGATCGCCGATCCGTGGGCCGCCAGCCGGACGCTGCCCGCCGTGCTGGCGGCGGTGCTGCTCGGCGCGGGCGCGCTGACGATGCGGGCCGTGTTCGCCGCGGACCGGGTCGCCCAGCAAGAGGCGCGCCGAATGATCGGGCAGGAGGCCGGCCCGATCGACCCGTTCTACGACCGGGCGTTCGCGCTGACCCAGCTGGCGGTCTGGGTCGCGATCGTGGTGGCGGCCGGTGGGCTGCTCGTCGCGACCGCGGAGCAGGTGCTCGAGCGCCGCCGGACGCTGGCGGCGCTGACCGCGCAGGGGACGCCGACCGGTGTGCTGGCGAAGGCGCTGCTCTGGCAGAACGCGCTGCCGCTGGTGCCGGGCCTCGTGCTCGCGGCGGCAACCGGGGCGATCGCGGTGCGGGCGGTGTACGGGGGGCCCGGCGAGTACATGGAGCAGGTCGGCGGCGACTGCACGCCACCCGCGGGTACCGACGTGAACACGTGGTGCGCCGATCCGGCCCACCTGACGCCGGTGCGCACGGTCACCGTCGAGCTGGAGGGCCTGATCCCGTGGGGAGGGCTCACCGTGCTCACCGTCGGTGCCGCGGTCGCCACGATGGTGGTCTGCGCGCTCAGCCTCCTGCTGCTCCGGCGGGCGACGTCCGTCGGTGAGCTGCGGACGACCTGA
- a CDS encoding ABC transporter ATP-binding protein, which produces MTPNAHLETTTATVLTGTDLVRSFGKTPALRGVSCAIRAGEIVAITGPSGSGKSTLLLCLAGVLAPDAGAVNFGGRRIDQLSEAERSRLRRTELGVLFQFGQLVPELTVGENVALPLLLSGARRREALGTASEWLDRFGVADLAQRYPGELSGGQQQRAAVARSLVTEPRVLFADEPTGALDSLAGEQLLTQLTRVARENGTAVLIVTHEAQVAAYAQREITLWDGSVVDDGSTAAPTEAPQPVATFEDDEEG; this is translated from the coding sequence ATGACCCCCAATGCCCACCTCGAGACGACGACCGCCACCGTGCTGACCGGCACCGATCTGGTGCGGTCGTTCGGCAAGACACCCGCGCTGCGCGGGGTCTCCTGCGCGATCCGGGCCGGCGAGATCGTGGCGATCACCGGCCCCTCCGGGTCCGGGAAGTCGACGCTCCTGCTGTGCCTGGCGGGCGTCCTGGCGCCGGACGCCGGCGCGGTGAACTTCGGCGGCCGGCGGATCGATCAGCTCTCCGAGGCCGAGCGCTCCCGGCTGCGGCGCACCGAGCTCGGCGTGCTGTTCCAGTTCGGCCAGCTGGTTCCCGAACTCACGGTCGGGGAGAACGTCGCCCTGCCGCTGCTGCTCTCCGGCGCGCGCCGGAGAGAGGCGCTGGGGACGGCGTCCGAGTGGCTGGACCGGTTCGGGGTCGCCGACCTGGCGCAGCGGTACCCCGGCGAGCTGTCCGGAGGCCAGCAGCAGCGCGCCGCGGTGGCCCGTTCGCTGGTCACCGAACCGCGGGTGCTGTTCGCCGACGAGCCCACCGGCGCGCTCGACTCGCTGGCGGGCGAGCAGCTACTGACCCAGCTCACCCGGGTGGCCAGGGAGAACGGCACCGCGGTGCTGATCGTCACGCACGAGGCGCAGGTCGCGGCGTACGCGCAGCGCGAGATCACGCTCTGGGACGGGTCGGTCGTCGACGACGGCTCGACCGCGGCGCCGACGGAGGCCCCGCAGCCGGTGGCCACGTTCGAAGACGACGAGGAGGGCTGA
- a CDS encoding PadR family transcriptional regulator, with the protein MSTPQVLLALLATGARHGYDLKRAYDARFPKARPLAYGQVYSTLERLTRDGLAEEAGTERVDGPDRTVFAITTAGREALRDWLAVVEPPAPHVANALFTKVVAALLVDEEPGAEGGLAVAYLRAQRRAHLTRMRDFTATKTADGASVGEVLAADYALAHLDADLRWIDLTLSRMTALRQEVLRP; encoded by the coding sequence GTGTCCACGCCACAGGTACTGCTCGCCCTCCTGGCCACCGGGGCCAGGCACGGTTATGACCTGAAGCGCGCCTACGACGCCCGGTTCCCCAAGGCGCGCCCGCTCGCGTACGGCCAGGTCTACTCGACGCTCGAACGCCTCACCCGGGACGGCCTGGCCGAGGAGGCGGGCACCGAACGGGTCGACGGCCCCGACCGCACGGTCTTCGCGATCACCACTGCGGGCCGCGAGGCGCTGCGCGACTGGCTCGCCGTCGTCGAGCCGCCCGCTCCGCACGTCGCCAACGCGCTGTTCACCAAGGTTGTCGCCGCACTACTCGTGGACGAGGAGCCGGGTGCGGAGGGTGGCCTCGCGGTCGCCTACCTCCGCGCCCAGCGCCGGGCGCACCTGACCCGCATGCGTGACTTCACCGCGACGAAGACCGCCGACGGCGCCTCGGTCGGCGAGGTTCTCGCCGCCGACTACGCGCTGGCCCACCTCGACGCGGACCTGCGCTGGATCGACCTGACCCTGTCCCGGATGACCGCACTGCGCCAGGAGGTACTCCGGCCATGA
- a CDS encoding helicase C-terminal domain-containing protein — protein MDHLVAHVRGLDRGALAALIAARPDAAAWPEPRSLTELAERLSAVHSAQRALTKVSRAGLQIAEALAALGGVATEARLAAMLDVDDADPDRAVLLRETLRTLNDLALVVPGRDRTLVLAAPLRLLAEPLGLGIRMADVLPQLSVDRIRALAEVWVDDPVRRKSELVDQVVAALADAEAVRAMVGRSREDIRELLYDLAWNGPRISIAGDRARWVYQVGGPVATAESQGLLIQASWDDVELPREIGLALRGPDYRAPFTAPPPLPVSGVVAEADLIAAGTAAATQTLADAERLLDLCDRTPLSTTKAGRVTVRETKRAAKALGSSEDDLSGLLSVTIEAGLLASDEGAVTLTERADAWRDAEPAARLATLLAGWWSGDDDALLRQLLVSYLAALPIGTRVDDVDGMAAVLSWRHPIAVAPTPAEQQTAAARIAVALAEAERFGVVALGAATPLARALVAGAASDPSGLATASAGLVPAPVTTATFQSDLSAVASGVPAAGLAALLDGVATREAGGAASIWRFSSASVRAALDAGVDADTLLANLAAVATGGLPQTLEYLVRDVARRHGHVRVAPAGSVVLADDPALLAELVATKALQALRLWAVAPTVLVSAADPDATLAALRAAGYAPAGLTEGGGARVERRVRRRAIVPTTSPPHSEGLAVDADAVAERLLTATDPPVAAPAPARTESHRPARVVALQADALSAAERTVLVHAIETGAPIRIDYVNATGRGTTRVIENAELSGDAVIAWCRLRDAERMFILSRIQSVSPA, from the coding sequence GTGGACCACTTGGTCGCCCACGTTCGAGGGCTCGACCGGGGGGCGCTCGCCGCGTTGATCGCCGCCCGTCCGGACGCGGCGGCCTGGCCGGAGCCGCGGTCGCTGACCGAGCTGGCCGAGCGGCTGTCCGCGGTGCACTCGGCGCAGCGGGCGCTCACCAAGGTCAGCCGGGCCGGGCTGCAGATCGCCGAGGCGCTGGCCGCGCTGGGCGGCGTCGCCACCGAGGCCCGGCTCGCGGCGATGCTCGATGTGGACGATGCCGACCCGGATCGGGCCGTGTTGCTCCGCGAAACGCTGCGGACGCTGAACGATCTCGCGCTGGTGGTTCCCGGTCGTGATCGGACGCTCGTGCTGGCCGCGCCGCTGCGCCTGCTCGCCGAGCCGCTCGGGCTGGGCATCCGGATGGCCGACGTGTTGCCGCAGCTCAGCGTGGATCGCATCCGCGCGCTCGCCGAGGTCTGGGTCGACGATCCGGTTCGGCGCAAGTCCGAACTGGTCGATCAGGTCGTGGCCGCGCTGGCGGACGCCGAGGCGGTCCGCGCAATGGTCGGCCGATCCCGGGAGGACATCCGGGAGCTGCTGTACGACCTGGCATGGAACGGGCCGCGCATCAGCATCGCCGGGGACCGCGCTCGGTGGGTCTACCAGGTCGGTGGCCCGGTCGCCACGGCCGAGTCGCAGGGTCTCCTCATTCAGGCCAGCTGGGACGACGTCGAGCTGCCCCGCGAGATCGGGTTGGCGCTGCGTGGCCCGGACTACCGTGCTCCGTTCACCGCGCCGCCCCCGCTGCCGGTCTCCGGCGTCGTCGCCGAAGCGGACCTGATAGCGGCCGGGACCGCGGCCGCCACGCAGACGCTGGCCGACGCCGAGCGCCTGCTCGACCTCTGCGACCGGACGCCGCTGAGCACGACCAAGGCCGGGCGGGTGACCGTGCGCGAGACCAAGCGCGCGGCCAAGGCGCTCGGCTCGTCCGAGGACGACCTGAGCGGGTTGCTGTCGGTCACGATCGAGGCCGGCCTGCTCGCGTCGGACGAGGGAGCCGTGACGCTGACCGAGCGAGCCGACGCCTGGCGGGACGCCGAACCGGCCGCCCGGCTGGCGACGCTGCTGGCCGGGTGGTGGTCCGGGGACGACGACGCGCTGCTGCGGCAGCTGCTGGTCTCCTACCTCGCGGCGTTGCCGATCGGAACCCGGGTGGACGACGTCGACGGGATGGCCGCGGTGCTGTCCTGGCGCCATCCGATCGCGGTGGCGCCGACCCCGGCCGAGCAGCAGACGGCAGCGGCCCGGATCGCGGTAGCGCTGGCCGAGGCGGAGCGGTTCGGCGTGGTGGCGCTCGGTGCGGCGACGCCGTTGGCCCGGGCGCTGGTCGCCGGGGCGGCGAGCGACCCGAGCGGGCTCGCCACCGCGTCGGCAGGTCTGGTGCCCGCCCCGGTGACCACGGCGACGTTCCAGTCGGATCTCTCCGCGGTGGCGTCCGGGGTTCCGGCCGCCGGGCTGGCCGCGCTGCTCGACGGTGTTGCGACGCGGGAGGCCGGGGGAGCGGCGTCGATCTGGCGGTTCTCGTCGGCGAGCGTGCGGGCGGCGCTGGACGCCGGGGTGGACGCCGACACGTTGCTCGCGAACCTGGCCGCGGTGGCCACCGGGGGCTTGCCGCAGACGCTCGAGTACCTGGTGCGGGACGTCGCCAGGCGGCACGGGCACGTGCGGGTGGCGCCGGCCGGGAGCGTGGTGCTCGCGGACGACCCGGCGCTGCTCGCGGAGCTGGTCGCGACCAAGGCGTTGCAGGCGCTGCGGCTGTGGGCGGTCGCGCCGACCGTGCTGGTCTCGGCAGCCGACCCGGACGCGACGCTCGCGGCGTTGCGGGCTGCGGGGTATGCGCCGGCCGGGTTGACGGAGGGCGGTGGTGCGCGGGTCGAGCGGCGGGTTCGCCGGCGGGCAATCGTCCCCACCACGTCACCACCGCACTCCGAAGGGCTCGCGGTGGACGCCGACGCGGTCGCCGAACGGCTGCTCACGGCCACCGATCCGCCGGTGGCGGCGCCCGCGCCCGCGCGCACCGAGAGCCACCGCCCGGCGCGCGTCGTCGCACTGCAGGCCGACGCGCTCTCCGCGGCCGAGCGGACCGTGCTCGTGCACGCGATCGAGACCGGCGCCCCGATCCGCATCGACTACGTGAACGCGACCGGCCGCGGGACCACCCGCGTGATCGAGAACGCCGAGCTCTCCGGCGACGCCGTGATCGCCTGGTGCCGCCTCCGCGACGCCGAACGAATGTTCATCCTGTCCAGAATTCAGTCGGTATCACCTGCCTGA
- a CDS encoding MMPL family transporter: MFERLGRTMVRRRWWVIGAALAFVVFAGVWGTQVFGKLIGGGFDDPASESSRADARAEAALGREGTDVLVLYRSSGETVDDPAFRQAVTSTVADLPTDVVTRTATYWTTNSPALVSSDRHATYAVLTLRGDEEERTEGLKEIEDQLAAPGLETEVGGPTAINRDINERVSEDIARAETLSMPVLLILLVVIFGSLAAASLPLAVGALAILGAFTALRGLSYLTDVSIFSVNVVTILGLGLAIDYGLFMVGRFREELGRGLDVEDAVARTMATAGRTVAVSGITVAVSLAGLLIFPLAFLRSMGLGGLSAVVIAMVAALTVLPALFGVLGHRVDALSIRKLLRRRPRPAATDVEHGFWYRLAHSIMRRPIVYAVGVLAVLLVAGAPFLRVEFGGIDARALPEGTESRVVSEELDRDFVRNGQSPIEAIVTADSGALTQYVGAVRNVDGVTGAEVTATAGDTARVTITYDGDPISTESRELVGRIRDVPPPADGEVLVGGQTAQLADQLDTIGDRLPWMALIIVGATFVLLFFAFGSLVLPIKAIVMNVLSLGASFGALVLIFQEGYLADWLNFTPTGTLEATQPILVLAIVFGLSMDYEVFLMSRMREEYDRTGDNTTAVAVGLQRSGRIITSAALLILVVIGLFSISGITFIKLIGVAMLIAVLVDATIVRALLVPATMRLLGDANWWAPRPLRRLYARYGIREEDSTPPAPVPVGAAH; this comes from the coding sequence ATGTTCGAGCGGCTGGGCCGGACCATGGTTCGTCGCCGGTGGTGGGTGATCGGCGCGGCGTTGGCCTTCGTGGTCTTCGCCGGCGTCTGGGGCACCCAGGTCTTCGGCAAACTGATCGGCGGCGGATTCGACGACCCCGCCAGCGAGAGTTCCCGTGCGGACGCCCGCGCGGAAGCGGCGCTCGGACGCGAGGGCACCGACGTGCTCGTGCTCTACCGGAGCTCGGGCGAGACCGTCGACGATCCGGCGTTCCGGCAAGCGGTCACCAGCACGGTGGCGGACCTGCCCACCGACGTGGTGACCCGGACCGCGACGTACTGGACCACGAACAGCCCCGCCCTGGTCAGCAGCGACCGGCACGCGACCTACGCGGTGCTGACGCTGCGCGGTGACGAGGAGGAACGCACCGAAGGGCTGAAGGAGATCGAGGACCAGCTGGCGGCGCCCGGCCTCGAGACCGAGGTCGGCGGCCCCACCGCGATCAACCGGGACATCAACGAGCGGGTATCGGAAGACATCGCCCGCGCCGAGACGCTCTCGATGCCGGTGCTGCTGATCCTGCTCGTCGTGATCTTCGGCAGCCTGGCGGCGGCGAGCCTGCCGCTCGCGGTCGGCGCGCTGGCGATCCTCGGGGCGTTCACCGCGCTGCGCGGCCTGAGCTACCTGACCGACGTCTCGATCTTCTCGGTCAACGTCGTGACGATCCTCGGACTCGGACTGGCGATCGACTACGGCCTGTTCATGGTCGGCCGGTTCCGCGAGGAGCTGGGGCGCGGTCTCGACGTCGAGGACGCCGTGGCGCGGACGATGGCGACCGCCGGCCGCACGGTCGCGGTCTCCGGCATCACGGTTGCGGTCTCGCTCGCCGGGCTGCTGATCTTCCCGCTGGCGTTCCTGCGCTCGATGGGCCTCGGCGGACTGTCCGCGGTCGTGATCGCGATGGTCGCAGCGCTGACCGTGCTACCCGCGCTGTTCGGCGTGCTCGGCCACCGGGTCGACGCGCTGTCGATCCGGAAGCTGCTGCGGCGGCGTCCGCGCCCGGCGGCGACGGACGTGGAGCACGGGTTCTGGTACCGGCTGGCGCACAGCATCATGCGGCGCCCGATCGTGTACGCGGTGGGTGTGCTGGCGGTGCTGCTGGTGGCCGGCGCGCCGTTCCTCCGCGTCGAGTTCGGCGGCATCGACGCCCGGGCACTGCCGGAGGGCACCGAGAGCCGGGTCGTCTCCGAGGAGCTCGACCGCGACTTCGTCCGGAACGGCCAGTCGCCGATCGAGGCGATCGTCACCGCCGACAGCGGCGCGCTCACGCAGTACGTCGGCGCGGTGCGGAACGTCGACGGGGTGACCGGCGCGGAGGTGACCGCGACGGCCGGTGACACCGCGCGGGTGACGATCACCTACGACGGTGACCCGATCTCGACCGAGTCGCGGGAACTGGTCGGGCGGATCCGGGACGTTCCGCCGCCGGCCGACGGTGAGGTGCTGGTCGGCGGGCAGACCGCGCAGCTGGCCGATCAGCTCGACACGATCGGTGACCGGCTGCCGTGGATGGCGCTGATCATCGTCGGTGCGACGTTCGTGCTGCTGTTCTTCGCGTTCGGCTCGCTGGTGCTGCCGATCAAGGCGATCGTGATGAACGTGCTCTCGCTGGGAGCGTCGTTCGGTGCGCTGGTGCTGATCTTCCAGGAGGGTTACCTGGCCGACTGGCTCAACTTCACGCCGACCGGGACGCTGGAAGCCACCCAGCCGATCCTGGTGCTCGCGATCGTCTTCGGACTCTCGATGGACTACGAGGTGTTCCTGATGTCGCGGATGCGCGAGGAGTACGACCGCACCGGCGACAACACGACCGCGGTAGCCGTCGGGCTGCAGCGCAGCGGCCGGATCATCACCAGCGCCGCGCTGCTCATCCTGGTCGTGATCGGGCTGTTCTCGATCTCCGGGATCACGTTCATCAAGCTGATCGGCGTCGCGATGCTGATCGCGGTGCTGGTCGACGCCACGATCGTGCGGGCGCTGCTGGTGCCGGCCACGATGCGTTTGCTCGGCGACGCGAACTGGTGGGCGCCACGTCCGCTGCGCCGCCTGTACGCGCGGTACGGGATCCGCGAGGAGGACTCCACGCCGCCGGCTCCGGTCCCGGTCGGAGCTGCCCACTGA
- a CDS encoding TetR/AcrR family transcriptional regulator yields the protein MTAPLTRRERLRAETVQEIQSTARRMLISDGYDGLSLRAIARAMGMSAPALYRYYASREDLIAAMVTALKVEMTETLIRARDAHDDLAHRMLESCRAFRRWAVEHPAEFTLVFTASAIGLDRRPSAADEAGEQFGQVFAELITELYLTRPFPVPADDEIDEPLLTQLKEWCDDFPQPLPLGVSQVFLSCWIRLYGNVSMEVFKQLEFALSDANPMFEAELRGLATSLGVPDWYYPPTA from the coding sequence GTGACCGCACCGCTCACTCGCCGGGAACGGCTCCGGGCCGAAACGGTCCAGGAGATCCAGAGCACCGCGCGACGAATGCTGATCTCCGACGGCTACGACGGCCTGTCGCTGCGTGCGATCGCGCGAGCAATGGGCATGTCAGCGCCCGCGCTGTACCGGTACTACGCCAGCCGGGAAGACTTGATCGCGGCGATGGTGACCGCGCTGAAGGTCGAGATGACCGAGACCCTGATCCGCGCCAGGGACGCGCACGACGACCTCGCCCATCGCATGCTCGAGTCGTGCCGAGCGTTCCGCCGCTGGGCGGTCGAGCACCCGGCCGAGTTCACGCTCGTGTTCACGGCCTCGGCGATCGGGTTGGACCGGCGGCCGAGCGCCGCCGACGAGGCCGGCGAGCAGTTCGGACAGGTCTTCGCGGAGTTGATCACCGAGCTCTACCTGACCAGGCCGTTCCCCGTCCCGGCCGACGACGAGATCGACGAGCCGCTGCTGACCCAGCTCAAAGAGTGGTGCGACGACTTTCCGCAGCCGCTGCCCCTCGGCGTCAGCCAGGTGTTTCTCTCCTGCTGGATCCGCCTCTACGGCAACGTGTCGATGGAGGTGTTCAAGCAGTTGGAGTTCGCGCTGTCCGACGCCAACCCGATGTTCGAGGCCGAACTCCGCGGCCTCGCGACCTCCCTCGGCGTCCCCGATTGGTACTACCCACCTACCGCCTGA
- a CDS encoding ATP-dependent helicase C-terminal domain-containing protein, which translates to MAGGTAADLPDGSPLTGVPWLAIAVADRSPGRASARIRLSAALDETTATEAGEALLTSVDEVRWSDGELIARTVDRLGAIELAERPFTPDPQARTDALLNGVREEGLNRLRWDTDARALRERLAFCAAALGPPWPAMDDESLLDRAADWLGPDLLRVRKRADLGRIDAGAALRRLLPWPAAARLDELAPERLPVPSGSRVRVDYSDPAAPVLAVKVQEAFGWAQAPTVGDGRVPVRLHLLSPAGRPVAVTSDLDSFWRNGYPQVRAELRGRYPKHPWPEDPTVAVATRRTNVRR; encoded by the coding sequence ATGGCGGGTGGCACCGCGGCCGACCTGCCCGACGGCTCGCCGCTGACCGGCGTCCCGTGGCTCGCGATCGCGGTCGCCGACCGGTCACCGGGGCGCGCCTCGGCGCGGATCCGGCTCTCCGCCGCGCTCGACGAAACGACCGCGACCGAGGCCGGCGAGGCGCTGTTGACCAGCGTCGACGAAGTGCGGTGGAGCGACGGCGAGCTGATCGCCCGCACCGTTGACCGCCTCGGCGCGATCGAGCTCGCCGAGCGCCCGTTCACCCCCGACCCGCAGGCCCGCACGGACGCGCTGCTGAACGGCGTCCGCGAAGAAGGCCTGAACCGACTGCGGTGGGACACCGACGCGCGCGCCCTGCGGGAGCGCCTGGCGTTCTGTGCGGCGGCCCTCGGCCCGCCCTGGCCGGCGATGGACGACGAGTCGCTGCTCGACCGGGCCGCCGACTGGCTCGGGCCCGACCTGCTCCGCGTGCGCAAGCGGGCCGACCTGGGGCGGATCGACGCGGGCGCGGCGCTCCGCCGGCTGCTGCCCTGGCCCGCGGCCGCGCGCCTGGACGAGCTCGCGCCCGAGCGGCTACCCGTGCCGAGCGGTTCCCGGGTGCGGGTCGATTACAGCGACCCGGCGGCGCCGGTGCTCGCGGTCAAGGTGCAGGAGGCGTTCGGCTGGGCCCAAGCGCCCACCGTGGGGGACGGGCGGGTGCCGGTCCGGTTGCACCTACTGTCACCCGCCGGACGCCCGGTCGCGGTGACGTCCGACCTGGACTCGTTCTGGCGGAACGGCTACCCGCAGGTCCGCGCCGAACTTCGCGGCCGCTACCCGAAGCATCCCTGGCCCGAGGACCCCACTGTTGCGGTGGCCACTCGGCGGACGAACGTCAGGCGGTAG
- a CDS encoding pentapeptide repeat-containing protein — protein MRRAVLRRAVLRRAVLRRAVLRRAVLRRAVLRRAVLRRAVLRRAVLRRAVLRRAVLRRAVLRRAVLRRAVLRRAVLRRTAGPTWRGRAAPSAGCRMTWLPG, from the coding sequence CTGCGGCGGGCGGTCCTGCGGCGGGCGGTCCTGCGGCGGGCGGTCCTGCGGCGGGCGGTCCTGCGGCGGGCGGTCCTGCGGCGGGCGGTCCTGCGGCGGGCGGTCCTGCGGCGGGCGGTCCTGCGGCGGGCGGTCCTGCGGCGGGCGGTCCTGCGGCGGGCGGTCCTGCGGCGGGCGGTCCTGCGGCGGGCGGTCCTGCGGCGGGCGGTCCTGCGGCGGGCGGTCCTGCGGCGCACGGCAGGGCCGACGTGGCGAGGCCGCGCGGCGCCGTCGGCGGGCTGCCGGATGACCTGGCTGCCGGGTTGA
- a CDS encoding DUF998 domain-containing protein — MNRYRVLGGLALAVAGVAFFVGQVVVQSAWTTPFSWADNNISDLGMVSCGTWGDPARYVCSPWHPLMNAVFVVNGVLIAIGVVLGLRGRAARGLLLAAAVGCVLVGYAPADVDENLHVLGAVLVFLLGNAGMIAARSVTRGPRWLPVLFGVVGLVATGLHLSKQGLGLGVAGMERLALFPLFVWFVIEGVLIVRDARRRIPSDRADAAGVA; from the coding sequence GTGAACCGTTATCGAGTCCTCGGCGGTTTGGCGCTGGCTGTGGCCGGCGTGGCGTTCTTTGTCGGGCAGGTAGTGGTGCAGTCCGCGTGGACCACGCCGTTCAGCTGGGCCGACAACAACATCAGCGACTTGGGGATGGTGTCCTGCGGCACGTGGGGCGACCCGGCACGGTACGTGTGCTCGCCGTGGCACCCGCTGATGAACGCGGTGTTCGTCGTCAACGGTGTGCTGATCGCGATCGGCGTCGTGCTGGGTTTGCGGGGACGAGCGGCCCGAGGGCTGTTGCTCGCGGCAGCGGTCGGGTGCGTGCTGGTGGGTTACGCACCGGCCGACGTCGACGAGAACCTGCACGTGCTCGGCGCTGTGTTGGTGTTCCTGCTGGGCAACGCCGGGATGATCGCGGCGCGGTCGGTGACCCGCGGGCCGCGCTGGCTGCCGGTGCTGTTCGGGGTCGTCGGACTGGTCGCGACCGGCCTCCATCTGAGCAAGCAGGGGTTGGGCCTCGGCGTCGCCGGGATGGAGCGGCTGGCGCTGTTCCCGCTGTTCGTCTGGTTCGTGATCGAGGGCGTGCTGATCGTGCGGGACGCTCGGCGCCGGATACCGTCGGACCGTGCTGACGCTGCCGGAGTTGCCTGA